Proteins encoded in a region of the Fusibacter sp. A1 genome:
- the codY gene encoding GTP-sensing pleiotropic transcriptional regulator CodY yields the protein MASTLLEKTRLLNRVLQNVGDKAVSFNELAILLRQTLNSNVYVAGKKGKMLGYSLDIEEDSSIIIDETSGTQKFPDHYNESLLTLHNTIANLTGEKLLEILTNETNSAHKFITIVPIYGNGERLGTLLLARHDDLFTDEDLVLAEIAATVVSMEIIRSKSEELQEELRKSAVVQMAIGTLSYSELEAIEHIFAELDGDEGLLVASKIADRVGITRSVIVNALRKFESAGVIESRSLGMKGTHIRILNDKLMPELSKPRR from the coding sequence ATGGCTAGTACATTATTAGAAAAAACGAGATTGTTGAATAGAGTGCTTCAAAATGTTGGCGACAAAGCGGTGTCTTTCAACGAACTTGCTATTTTACTTCGTCAAACACTGAATTCAAACGTTTATGTGGCTGGTAAAAAAGGTAAAATGCTTGGTTACAGTCTGGATATCGAAGAGGATAGCTCTATCATCATCGATGAGACTTCAGGAACGCAAAAATTCCCTGACCACTACAACGAGAGTCTGCTTACGCTTCACAACACGATTGCCAATCTGACAGGTGAGAAATTACTTGAAATTTTGACAAATGAGACAAACAGCGCCCATAAGTTCATTACGATCGTTCCGATTTATGGCAATGGCGAAAGACTTGGAACTTTACTTCTTGCAAGACATGACGACTTGTTTACGGATGAGGATCTTGTCCTTGCAGAAATAGCCGCTACGGTTGTCAGTATGGAAATCATCAGATCAAAATCTGAGGAACTTCAAGAGGAGTTGAGAAAATCAGCTGTTGTACAAATGGCTATCGGTACGCTTTCTTATTCTGAACTTGAGGCGATTGAGCACATCTTTGCTGAACTTGACGGTGATGAGGGACTACTTGTTGCAAGTAAGATTGCAGACCGTGTCGGAATCACTCGTTCTGTCATTGTAAATGCACTACGTAAGTTCGAGAGCGCAGGCGTGATCGAATCGAGATCGCTTGGTATGAAGGGGACGCATATCCGCATACTTAACGATAAGCTGATGCCTGAACTCAGTAAACCAAGAAGATAA
- the flgB gene encoding flagellar basal body rod protein FlgB — protein MLNNAFQAIDLQKKALDASWLRQDILSNNIANVNTPGYKRQDVEFENLLEDYLSGKRFSINATHPGHITDGFSGLDSVRPRVITEENTSLRIDGNNVNVDTEMAELAKNSIKYNAVVTDVNSQLRRLKSAISGGR, from the coding sequence ATGTTAAATAATGCTTTTCAGGCGATCGACCTGCAAAAAAAAGCCTTGGATGCAAGTTGGCTCAGACAGGATATATTATCTAACAATATTGCGAATGTGAATACTCCGGGATATAAACGACAAGACGTGGAGTTCGAAAACCTTTTGGAGGACTACTTGAGCGGAAAGCGGTTCAGTATCAACGCCACGCATCCTGGTCATATCACCGACGGCTTCTCGGGTCTTGATTCGGTCAGACCGCGTGTGATAACAGAGGAAAACACAAGCTTAAGGATTGATGGCAATAATGTCAATGTGGATACCGAGATGGCCGAACTTGCGAAGAACAGCATCAAGTACAACGCAGTGGTCACTGACGTGAACTCGCAGTTACGAAGACTGAAATCTGCAATTAGTGGTGGGAGGTAA
- the flgC gene encoding flagellar basal body rod protein FlgC yields the protein MSFFKSMSISASGMTAERLRMDVISRNIANANTTRTAAGTPYRRQMAVVNQVNAGSFEDMLSQATGSIVTGSGVEVSNIVEDQSPFKMVYNPGHPDADEDGYVEMPNVDTVTEMINMISATRAYEANVTSINSAKTMAMKALDIGR from the coding sequence ATGAGCTTTTTTAAATCGATGAGTATCAGTGCGTCAGGGATGACCGCTGAACGCCTTCGCATGGACGTGATTTCAAGAAATATCGCCAATGCAAATACGACTAGAACGGCTGCAGGAACACCCTACAGAAGACAGATGGCTGTAGTCAATCAAGTGAATGCCGGCAGTTTCGAAGACATGCTTTCTCAGGCGACGGGCAGTATCGTCACCGGATCTGGTGTCGAGGTTTCAAACATCGTGGAGGATCAATCTCCTTTCAAAATGGTCTACAACCCTGGACATCCCGATGCGGATGAGGACGGTTATGTCGAAATGCCGAATGTGGATACCGTCACAGAAATGATCAATATGATTTCGGCGACTAGAGCCTATGAAGCGAATGTCACAAGTATAAACAGTGCGAAAACAATGGCGATGAAAGCACTTGATATTGGGAGATAA
- the fliE gene encoding flagellar hook-basal body complex protein FliE: protein MMKINGLTQPTRLIDKTQVNNIGVKKANFGELLSNAIGQVDSAEKVSQEYDMMVATGEVDNLHDAMIAAQKAEITLNFALEIRSQVLDAYKELMRIQV from the coding sequence ATGATGAAGATTAATGGCTTAACTCAGCCGACAAGACTGATCGACAAGACTCAAGTCAATAATATCGGGGTAAAAAAGGCAAACTTCGGCGAACTGTTAAGTAACGCGATCGGACAAGTCGATTCTGCGGAAAAAGTTTCTCAGGAGTATGACATGATGGTCGCCACAGGTGAGGTCGATAATCTTCACGATGCCATGATTGCGGCACAAAAAGCTGAAATCACTTTAAATTTCGCCTTGGAAATTCGTTCTCAGGTACTGGATGCATATAAAGAACTTATGAGAATTCAGGTATAA